A window of Syntrophorhabdus sp. genomic DNA:
GCCGCAGATGACAGGCGCTTCGCCTTCGACAGCTTCAGGCGGTTCATCCAGATGTACGGAAACGTCGTCCACGGAGTAAACGGAGACGCATTCGAGGAAGTCCTCGACCACGTCAAGAGTTCCCTCGGGGTGAAATTCGACAACGAGATCCCCGCCGACAAGCTCGTGGAGGTCGTGGCGCGCTTCAAGGAGATCTTCAGACAGAAGGCCGGTTTCGACTTCCCTGCAGATCCATGGCAGCAGCTCCGCAACGCCGTGGAGGCAGTCTTCAAAAGCTGGGGCAATCCCCGGGCCGTCACCTACCGCAAGCTTCACAAAATCCCCCATACGCTCGGGACGGCCGTCAACATCGTCTCCATGGTCTACGGAAACCTCGGCGAAGACTGCGGCACCGGCGTCTGCTTCACCCGCAACCCCTCCGACGGAACAAAGGAACTGTACGGGGAATTCCTCGTCAACGCCCAGGGAGAAGACGTGGTGGCCGGCATCCGGACGCCCCTTCCCATCGCACAGATGAAGACTGTAATGCCCGATGTCTACAATGAACTCTTCGAGATCACCACGAACCTCGAAAAGGCATACAAGGACATGCAGGACATCGAGTTCACCATCGAGCGCAACAAGCTCTACATGTTGCAGACCAGGAACGGCAAGCGCTCCGCCGCCGCCTCGGTGAAAATCGCCGTGGACATGGTGGAAGAGGGACTCATCGACAGGAAGACCGCAGTGGGCAGAGTCACCCCCGAGCAGGTCGAAATGCTCCTTCACCGACAGGTCGACCCCGCCGCCGATAATGAAGTCCTTGCAAAGGGCCTTCCCGCATCCCCCGGCGCAGGTGTCGGCGTAGTCTGCTTCGATGCCGACGATGCCGTTGAAATGGCAAAGGGAGGCCAGAAAGTCATCCTCGCAAGGCCTGAGACATGCCCTGACGACATCCACGGCCTCTTTGCCGCGGAAGCCATCGTCACCA
This region includes:
- a CDS encoding pyruvate, phosphate dikinase, which codes for MNEVKYVYSFEEGNAEMKNLLGGKGANLAQMVQYKLPVPPGFILTTEACLKYGEDPAFLDSIWDKVISSMKDLEKKTGKTFGSGSNPLLVSVRSGAPISMPGMMDTVLNLGLNDESVESIARAADDRRFAFDSFRRFIQMYGNVVHGVNGDAFEEVLDHVKSSLGVKFDNEIPADKLVEVVARFKEIFRQKAGFDFPADPWQQLRNAVEAVFKSWGNPRAVTYRKLHKIPHTLGTAVNIVSMVYGNLGEDCGTGVCFTRNPSDGTKELYGEFLVNAQGEDVVAGIRTPLPIAQMKTVMPDVYNELFEITTNLEKAYKDMQDIEFTIERNKLYMLQTRNGKRSAAASVKIAVDMVEEGLIDRKTAVGRVTPEQVEMLLHRQVDPAADNEVLAKGLPASPGAGVGVVCFDADDAVEMAKGGQKVILARPETCPDDIHGLFAAEAIVTSRGGMTSHAAVVARGLGKPCVSGCEDITIDLNKETITSGDRVIRKGDTITVDGSTGRVLLGGAPLMEASFSDDFRTVLSWSDEFARLQVWANGDTPEDAKRARAFGAKGIGLCRTEHMFMATDRLPVMQRLVVADTYEERLEALEELKVMQVEDFYGILKEMHGLPVIIRLLDPPLHEFMPKERDLEE